The Streptomyces tendae DNA segment TGTTCGAACAGCTGAAGCGCAAGCCGACGCAAGGTCAGAAGGTGGCCGTCGAGCTGCGCTTCGCCCACTCCGACCCCGTCACGGTCGAGCTCCCGGTGAAGCCGGCCACCTACCGCCCGACGACCGGACACTGAGGGAGACACCCCTGTGACCCAGACCATCGCCCCCCGCGTGCGGACCCTGGTGCTGCTGCTCCTGGCCGTCACCGGCGCCCTCCTCGCCGGGGCCGCTCCCGCCTCCGCGCACGCCGCGCTGACCGGCAGCGACCCCGCGCAGGGGGCGGTGGTCGACACCGCGCCGGCCCAGGTCTCGCTCACCTTCTCGGAACCGATCGCGGTGAGCGACGACTCCGTGCGGGTGCTCGATCCCAAGGGTGAGCGGGTGGACAAGGGCGCCCCGGCCAACCCCAGCGGCACCACGTTCAGCGTGCGGCTGCTGAGCGGGCTGCCCGACGGCACGTACACGGTGGCCTACCAGGTGGTGTCCGCCGACAGCCACCCCGTGGCCGGCGCCTTCACCTTCTCCATCGGGGCGCCCTCGGAGACGACCGTCTCCGTCTCCGCGCAGGGGTCCGACGACGGCCTCGTGGGCTGGCTGTACGGCTTCGGCCGGTACGTCTCCTACGCGGGCTTCGTCGTCATGGTGGGCGGCGCCGCCTTCGTGCTCGCCTGCTGGGGGCCCGGTGCCCGGGTGCGGCCGGTCCAGCGTCTGGTGGTCACCGGGTGGCTCGCGCTCACCGCGGCCACGCTGGGGCTGCTGCTGATGCGCGGTTCCTACACGACCTCCGGCAAGGTCGGCGACATCTTCGACCTGAGCCTGCTCGGCGATGTGCTCCAGACCAAGTCGGGCGCGGCGCTGGTGTCCCGGCTGCTGCTGCTCGCCGCCGCGGCGCTGTTCGTCGCGGTGCTGTTCGGGGCGTACGCGCGGACGGCGTCCGCCGGCGTCCCGGACGACGACTCCGATCCCGCCCCGGCCTCGGACGGAGACTCCGCCCCGGCCGACGGGAAGGAGGACGGCGACGACAAGAACGCGGACAGCGGGGACCTGACCTTCGGACTGGCCGTCGGAGGGACGGTCGTGGCGGCCGGGCTGGCCGCGAGCTGGGCCATGTCCGAGCACGCCTCCCAGGGGCTCCAACCGGGCGTGGCCATGCCGGTCGACGTGGTGCACCTGCTGGCCGTCGCCGTCTGGCTGGGCGGGCTCACCGCCCTGCTCGTCGCGCTCTACCGGGCACCGGCCACGTCACCCGTCGGCCGGGACGCGGTCCGGCGGTTCTCCCGCCTCGCCTTCGGCAGCGTGGTGACGCTGGCCGTCACCGGCGTCTACCAGAGCTGGCGGCAGCTGGGCTCCTGGTCCGCGTTCACCGACACCCGGTACGGGCAGCTGCTGCTCGCCAAGATCGCGCTCGTGGCGGTGATGGTCGCGGTCGCCTTCATCTCCCGCCGCTGGACGCAGCGGCTGGCCGACGTACGGATACCCGAGGAGGCCGAGCAGGAGAAGCAGCCTGCCGGTGCCGTACCGGCCGAGGCGTCCGACGCGGAGAAGACCGGCTCCGGCGCGGGGCAGGACGCCGTACGGGCCGCGCAGCTCGCCCGGCAGCGGGCCGCGACGGAGGCGGCACGGCAGAAGCGGCTGCGGGACGCCGACCCGAACCGCTTCGGGCTGCGCCGTTCCGTCCTCGCTGAGGCGGGCGTCGCCGTCGTGCTGCTCGCCGTCACCACCGTGCTGACGCAGACCGAGCCGGGCCGCACGGAGCAGGACGCCCGAACGGCCGCGGAGACCTCGGCCTCCGCCTCCACGGGCACCGGCCAGGGCAGCGGCGCGGTCAGCCTGACCATGCCCTTCGACACCGGCGGCGCCAACGGCAAGGGCGTCGTCTCGATCGACCTGGATCCCGCCCGGGTCGGCGACAACGACATACACGTCTACGTCGAGGGGCCGGGCGGCCGGGCCGTCGACGTGCCCGAGGTGAAGATCGCCCTCACGCTCACCGCCCAGGACATCGGCCCGCTGCCCGTCGCCCCCGACCACGTCACCACCGGACACTGGTCGGCGAGCGGAGTGCAGATCCCCATGGCGGGCGACTGGAAGGTCGAGGTCACCGTACGGACCTCCGACATCGACCAGGTGACCGTCTCCAAGAACGCTCAGATCGGCTGAACCACCATGGCTGACCACTCCCTGTCGCAGACCCGCCGCGCCCCCGAGGAGGGACACCGGACGGAGTCCGGCGGCACCGCCTCCGGTGCGGGCATCTCTCGGCGCCGCCTGCTCGGCACGGCCGGCGCCACCGGGCTCGTGCTCGGGGCGGCCGGCGGAGCCGTCGGTTACGCGGCGGCGCCCTCCGGAGCCACCCCGCTCACCTCGGTCGGCGCCACGCAGGTGCCGTTTCACGTGAAACACCAGCCGGGCATCACCGACCCGCTCCAGGCGCACGGCCACCTCGTCACCTTCGACCTTGCGCCCGGCGCCGGCCGCAAGGAGGCGGCCGCGCTGCTGCGCCGCTGGTCCGACACCGCCCGTCGGCTGATGGCCGGCGAGCCCAGCGCCCAGGGCGACACGGACGTGGCCCGTGACGCCGGGCCTTCCTCGCTGACGCTCACCTTCGGCTTCGGGTACAGCTTCTTCGCGCGCACCGGGCTGGAGAAGCAGCGCCCGGCCGCCCTGGACCCGCTGCCCGCCTTCTCCTCGGACCGGCTCGACCGGGGGCGCAGCGACGGCGACCTGTGGGTGCAGATCGGCGCCCACGACGCCCTGGTGGCGTTCCACGCCCTGCGCGCGGTGCAGAAGGACGCGGGTGCGGCGGCCCGGGTGCGCTGGCAGATGAACGGCTTCAACCGCTCACCGGGCGCCACCTCCCGGCCCATGACCACCCGCAACCTGATGGGCCAGGTCGACGGCACCCGCAATCCGAAGCCCGCCGAACCCGACTTCGATGAACGGATCTTCGTGCCGGAGAGGGGTGAGCCCGCCTGGATGGCGAACGGCTCCTATGTGGTCGTACGCCGGATCCGCATGCTGCTGGACGACTGGGAGAAGCTGTCGCTCGCAGAGCAGGAGGGCGTCATCGGACGGCGCAAGTCGGACGGTGCGCCGCTCACCGGGGGCGGCGAGACCTCCGAGATGGACCTCGAGAAGACGGACGCCGAAGGGGACCTCGTCGTCCCCTTCAACGCGCACGCCAGGATTACCCGGCCCGACCAGAACGGCGGGGCGGCGATGCTGCGCCGCCCGTTCTCGTACCACGACGGCATCGACGCGGACGGGGTGCCGGACGCGGGTCTGCTGTTCATCTGCTGGCAGGCCGATCCGTTGCGCGGCTTCGTGCCGGTGCAGCGCAAGCTGGACCGGGGTGACGCCCTGACGCCGTTCATCCGCCATGAGGCCAGCGGCCTGTTCGCGGTCCCGGGCGGCGCGGCGGAGGGCGAGTATGTGGGCCAGGCGCTGCTGGAGGGGTGAGAACCGCCCGGAGTCACCCCTGAGAGCACTCCGGGATTCGCGGCCGGTGTGGGCCCATTAGGGTGAGGTCATGCCAGCGAGCTATGCGTATCTCGGCCCAGAGGGCACCTTCACCGAAGTCGCCCTGCGCACGCTTCCCGAGTCGGCCACGCGTGAGCTGGTCCCGTACGTGTCCGTGCAGTCCGCGCTCGACGCGGTGCGCGCCGGCGAGGCCGAGGCCGCGTTCGTCCCCATCGAGAACTCGGTGGAGGGCGGGATCACCACCACCCTCGAC contains these protein-coding regions:
- a CDS encoding copper resistance CopC/CopD family protein, which gives rise to MTQTIAPRVRTLVLLLLAVTGALLAGAAPASAHAALTGSDPAQGAVVDTAPAQVSLTFSEPIAVSDDSVRVLDPKGERVDKGAPANPSGTTFSVRLLSGLPDGTYTVAYQVVSADSHPVAGAFTFSIGAPSETTVSVSAQGSDDGLVGWLYGFGRYVSYAGFVVMVGGAAFVLACWGPGARVRPVQRLVVTGWLALTAATLGLLLMRGSYTTSGKVGDIFDLSLLGDVLQTKSGAALVSRLLLLAAAALFVAVLFGAYARTASAGVPDDDSDPAPASDGDSAPADGKEDGDDKNADSGDLTFGLAVGGTVVAAGLAASWAMSEHASQGLQPGVAMPVDVVHLLAVAVWLGGLTALLVALYRAPATSPVGRDAVRRFSRLAFGSVVTLAVTGVYQSWRQLGSWSAFTDTRYGQLLLAKIALVAVMVAVAFISRRWTQRLADVRIPEEAEQEKQPAGAVPAEASDAEKTGSGAGQDAVRAAQLARQRAATEAARQKRLRDADPNRFGLRRSVLAEAGVAVVLLAVTTVLTQTEPGRTEQDARTAAETSASASTGTGQGSGAVSLTMPFDTGGANGKGVVSIDLDPARVGDNDIHVYVEGPGGRAVDVPEVKIALTLTAQDIGPLPVAPDHVTTGHWSASGVQIPMAGDWKVEVTVRTSDIDQVTVSKNAQIG
- the efeB gene encoding iron uptake transporter deferrochelatase/peroxidase subunit, which codes for MADHSLSQTRRAPEEGHRTESGGTASGAGISRRRLLGTAGATGLVLGAAGGAVGYAAAPSGATPLTSVGATQVPFHVKHQPGITDPLQAHGHLVTFDLAPGAGRKEAAALLRRWSDTARRLMAGEPSAQGDTDVARDAGPSSLTLTFGFGYSFFARTGLEKQRPAALDPLPAFSSDRLDRGRSDGDLWVQIGAHDALVAFHALRAVQKDAGAAARVRWQMNGFNRSPGATSRPMTTRNLMGQVDGTRNPKPAEPDFDERIFVPERGEPAWMANGSYVVVRRIRMLLDDWEKLSLAEQEGVIGRRKSDGAPLTGGGETSEMDLEKTDAEGDLVVPFNAHARITRPDQNGGAAMLRRPFSYHDGIDADGVPDAGLLFICWQADPLRGFVPVQRKLDRGDALTPFIRHEASGLFAVPGGAAEGEYVGQALLEG